Below is a window of Georgenia soli DNA.
GAGCTCCACCCCGCCGGTGGAGGTCACGTACACGGTCCCAGAGCCCTCCGGGAACGCGGTCACGGCCGCGTCGACGTCGGACCAGTCGCCGGAGGAGACGTTCGCCGTGGCGAACGGCTCGGCGTCGGGCGAGCCCCAGCGCAGGGCGATGGTGCCCTCGCCGGCGCCACGGACCGTCACGCCGTCGATGCCGGTGAAGTTGACCGGCTCGAAGGCGATGTGGTCACCCGCGTCGAGCGACGTCACCTTGGACAGCGCGCCGGCCGTCTCGTCCTCGACCACCTCGACGCCCTCGAGGACGTCGGCGTGCTCCGCCTCCTTGACGAAGGGGTTGAGGATGATCGACACCTCGCCCTGGGCGGGCGGGATGTCGCCGTGGCCGCTGTCCGTGTACGTGGCGACGACGACGCCGAACAGCTTCTCGGTCTCGCCGTGCTCGGGCGCGTCGGCCGGGGTGTTCCAGACGCCGGCGCAGCCGGATCCGAGCACCTCGGGGTGGGCGTGGGTGTCGTGCCCGAGACCGAAGGTCCAGGACAGGCGCGAGCAGGTCGTCTCGGTGCCGTCCTCCGGGTCGTTCGTGGAGAACTTGAACGGCACCGCGTCGCCCCAGCTGAAGAAGGCGCCGTCGGCCGGGTAGTCCAGCGTGAGCGTCGGGGCCTGGTTGCCCACGGTGATCACGCGGGAGGTGATGCCCGTCCTGCCCTGCGGGTCGGCGACCCGCAGGCGGGCGGTGAACTGACCGAGCTCGGTGTAGGTGTGCGTCACCGTGGCGCCGGTGGCGTCGAAGGTGCCGTCACCGTCGAGGTCCCAGTCATAGGTGAGCGCGCCACCCTCGGGGTCGGAGGAGCCGGAGCCGTCGAACGTGACGGTGAGCGGCGCCTCGCTGCTCGAGATCGGGTCCGCGGCGATGACGGCCTGGGGAGCCTTGTTCCCCGCGGCGAAGTCGATCCGGTACAGGCCCGCCTCGGGGTTCTGCCGGAAGAAGCCGTTGCCGTAGTCGAGCACGTACAGCGAGCCGTCGGGACCGAACTCCATGTCGATCGGGCTGTCGGTGATCGCCTGGACGTTGTTCCGCAGCGCCGCGTTGGGCAGGAAGTGCTCGATGTGGGTGACCTCGCCGTCCGGGTCGTCCTGGCTGAGGACGGCGATGTAGTCCTGGGAGAACTCGTAGAAGAAGGTCTTCCCGTCCCAGTACTCGGGGAACTTGGTCGGGCTGTCGAGCTCGGGGTCGTACCGGTAGGTCGGTCCGCCCATCGGGCCCTGGCCGCCCTGCGGGTCGAAGTCGGTCAGCTCGGGCCACGGCTGGTCGTCGGTCCGGTCGCCGTACCACAGCTGAGGAGCCGTGGCGGGCGGCAGGACGTCCAGCCCCGTGTTCCAGCGGGAGTTGTTCTCCGCGCCGGCCTCGCAGTCGAACCACGGGCCGGGCGTGCCGGTCGCGAAGTCCCACTCGTTGTAGTTGGCGTTCGGGCCGTGGCAGTACGGCCATCCGCCGTTGAGCGGCGTCGTGGTGCGCTGCCACTCGACGTAGCCCATGGGGCCGCGGTCGTCGCTGGCGGTGCCGGAGTCAGGGCCGTAGTCGCCCCAGCTCACGGCGTCGGTGACCGGGTCGATGGTCATCCGGAACGGGTTGCGCAGACCGGTGGTGAAGATCTCGGGCCGCGTGCCCTCGGTACCCGGCTCGAACAGGTTCCCCTCAGGGATCGTGTACGAGCCGTCCTCCTGCACCGAGATTCGCAGGATCGAGCCCCGCAGGTCGTTCGTGCTGCCCGCCCCCCGGCGAGCGTCGAACCCGGGGTTCATGCCCGGGGCGTCGTTGTTCGGCGCGAACCCGTTCGCGCCCGGCGTTCCGGCCGGGGTGTTGTCGCCCGTGGACAGGTAGAGGTTGCCCTCGGAGTCGAAGTCGACGTCGCCGGCGACGTGGCAGCACTGGCCGCGCTGGACCTCGACCTTGAGGATGACCTGCTCCGTGCTCAGGTCGAGCGCCTGCGCCTCGGGGTCCCACTTGGCGCGCGTGAGCTGGTTGTAGCCCTTCCACTGGTCCCAGTAGGAGTCGTCCGCGCCGGCGGGGAGACTGTTCGGCGCCGAGCCGGACGGCGTCGTCGTCGGGTAGCCCTCGCCCTCCATCACGCGGGGGGCGTAGTAGAGGTAGACCCAGCCGTTCTCCTCGAAGTCCGGGTCGAGGGTCGCCGTCTGCAGCCCGTCCTCGCTGTTGGCGTAGACGTCGATGGTGTTGACGATCTTCGTGACGCCCGAGTCGGGGTCCGTCAGCCGGATGTCACCGTTGCGTGCGGTGTGCAGGACCTTCCCGTCCGGCATCACCGCCATGCCGATGGGCTCACCGACGTTCTTGGTGAGCAGGATCTTCTCGTAGTTCGACCAGTCGAGGGCCTCGGCGGCCCCCGCCTCCTGCGAGTGGTCGACCCCGTCGTGGGCGTACGCCGCCTGGGGCACGGCCAGAGCGGCTGCTGCCGCAATCGCCAGCGCGGCGACGCGCAACCTCTTACTCTTCAATGTGGCACTTCCTTCTCGCCGATGGGTGTGCTGTGGGGCCCCCGTCATCCCCGTCGCTGCAACGACGGACCTCAGGGTGACGGGGTGCTTCGCGTGGAGGTTCTGTCAGGTTCCTTTCTTCCGAGGCGCCCGGGCCTGCCGCGGTGCGGGCCCGAGACTGTCGACGAGCGCCGGGCGCCGTCCCTGGCGGGTACGGCGCCGGCGCCACGTCCCCTGATGGGCTAACGCGTGCTGAACGCCGCGTCGAACGCCGCCGCGGACGGCTCGAAGGAGAGCTTGCGGACGAAGGCCAGCGCCTCCGGCGCCCCCACGAGGCGGTCCATCCCGGCGTCCTCCCACTCCACCGAGAGCGGGCCGTCGTAACCGATCGTGTTCAGCATCCGGATCGCGTCCTCCCACGGCACGTCGCCGTGGCCGGTGCTGATGAAGTCCCAGCCGCGGCGCGGGTCGGCCCACGGCAGGTGCGAGCCGAGCCGCCCGTTGCGGCCGTTGCCGACGCGGCGCTTCGAGTCCTTGCAGTGCACGTGGTAGATCCGGTCCTTGAAGTCCCACAGGAAGCTCACCGGGTCGAGGTCCTGCCACATGAAGTGGCTGGGGTCCCAGTTGAGCCCGAAGGCCTCCCGGTGCCCGATCGCCTCGAGGGCCCGCACGGTGGTCCAGTAGTCGTAGGCGATCTCGCTGGGGTGGACCTCGTGGGCGAACCGCACGCCCACCTCGTCGAAGACGTCGAGGATGGGGTTCCACCGGTCGGCGAAGTCCTGGTAGCCGGCCTCGACCATCTCGTCCGACGCCGGCGGGAACATGGCCACGTACTTCCAGATCGAGGAGCCGGTGAACCCGGTGACGGTCCTGACACCGAGCCGGGCGGCGGTGCGCGCCGTCATCTTCAGCTCCTCGGCGGCCCGCTGCCGGACCCCCTCCGGGTCGCCGTCGCCCCACACGCGGTCGGAGAGGATGTCGCGGTGACGCTGGTCGATGGGGTCGTCACAGACGGCCTGGCCCTTGAGGTGGTTGGCGATCGTCCAGACCTTCAGGCCGTACCGCTCGAGGATGTCGAGCCGGTCCTGGATGTAGGCGTCGTCCTCGGCGCCGCGCCACGGGTCGAGGTGGTCGCCCCAGCAGGCGATCTCCAGGCCGTCGTACCCCCACTCCGACGCGAGGCGGGCGACCTCCTCGAAGGGCAGGTCGGCCCACTGGCCGGTGAACAGCGTGATCGGTCGTGCCATCTCACTCTCCTCAGCTCTGCCCCGCGGCGGCGGGGACGTCGTGACCGGCGGGTGCCGTGGCCGAGACGTCGCTCGGCCGGCCGTGCTCCGGGATCTCGGTGAACTCGCTGCGCCGTCCGGCCGAGCGCTCGACGGCGTCGAGGACGCGCTGGACGGCCAGGCCGTCGTCGAACGACGGCGTGGGCTGCTCGCCCGCGTCGATCGCCCGGACGAGGTCCACGACCTGGTGGACGAACCCGTGCTCGTAGCCGAGGCCGTGGCCGGGCGGCCACCAGCCCTCGATGTACGGGTGGTCCGCCTCGGTGACGATGATGCGGCGGAAGCCGCCGGTGCGGGCCGGCTCGCGCGCGTCGTAGTAGTTGAGGACGTTCATGTCCTCGAAGTCGAAGGCGAGCGCCCCGGCCGACCCGTTGACCTCGATGCGCATGGCGTTCTTGCGGCCCCACGCGAAGCGCGTCGCCTCGAAGATCGCGGGCGCCCCGCCGGCGAGCTCGCCGGTGAACAGGGCGACGTCGTCGACCGTGACCGGTTCGCGCTCGGTCCCGCCCTTCCCGCTCAGGCCGGCGAAGCTCTCGGCGACCGGCCGCTCGGTCACGAGGGTGTCGAGCCGGCCGGAGACGCCGGCCACGCGCTGCCCGGTGATGAAGTGGGTGAGGTCGACGATGTGAGCGCCGATGTCTCCCAGCGCCCCGGAGCCGGCCTTCTCCTTGTCTGTACGCCAGGATCCCGGCGTGCTCTCGTCGGCGAGCCAGTCCTGCAGATACTGGCAGCGGACCTGCCTGACCTCGCCGATGCGCCCCTCCGCCACGAGCTGGCGGGCGAGGCTGACGGCGGGGACACGGCGGTAGGTGAACCCGACCATGGACAGCACGCCACGCTCGGCCGCAGCCGCCGCCGCGGCGGCCATCTGCTCCGCCTCCGCGAGGGTGTTCGCCATCGGCTTCTCGACGAGCACGTGCTTGCCCGCCTCCAGCGCGGCCGTGGCGATGGCGGCGTGGGTGTCCCCGGGGGTGCAGATGTCGATCAGGTCGATGTCGTCGCGCTCGACGACGCGGCGCCAGTCGGTCTCCACCTCGGCCCAGCCGAGCGTGTCCGCGGCGTGCGCCGCGCGCTCCGGCGAGCGGCCCACCAGGACCTGCATGACCGGGTCACGCGGAAGGTCGAAGAACCGCGGTGCCCCCCGCCAGCCCTGGGAGTGCGCCCGCCCCATGAAGGCGTACCCCACCGTCGCCACCCGCAGCGGGCGACGTGCTGCTGCTTCACTCATTGATCTCTTCCTCTCGCACCGGCGTCTGCGCGCCGGTGCCACCCGGCCCGGGCCGCGTTCGGCCCGGGCCGGATCAGCGACGTCAGGACTGGAACGCGGTCGGCAGGTACTGGTCGACGTTGTCGGCCGTGACCACCGGGGCGTGCAGCTGGACCAGGCGAGGCACCTCGACCTCCACGAGGTCGCTCATGGCCTTGCCCTGCGCGAGGAGGCGGGCGAGACGGATGCCGTCGGCGGCCTGCGTGGACGGGTAGATCACGGTGGCCTCGACGACGGAGTCGCCGGCCTTGATGTCCTCCATCACGTTCTTCGAGCCGGCTCCGCCGACGAGGAAGAACTCGTCGCGGCCGGCGTTGTCGATGGCCGCCATGACGCCGACGCCCTGGTCGTCGTCGTGGTTCCAGATCGCGTCGATCTCCGGGGCCGCCTGGAGCAGGTTGGCGGTCGCCGACTCGCCGCCCTGCACGGTGAAGTCGGCCGCCACGCGGTTGGAGACCTCGAGGCCGCACTCGCCGAGCGCGTCGGCGAAGCCCTGGCTGCGGTCCTGCGTCAGCGGCAGGTTGTCGATGCCGGCGATCTCGGCGACGACGGCGTCGCCCTGGTCGCCGAGCCGCTCGCAGATGTACTCGCCCGCGCTGCGGCCCATGCCGTAGTTGTCGCCCAGCACCGTCACGCGGGCGGCCTCGGGCCGGGAGAACTCACGGTCGACGTTGATGACCGGGATGCCGGCCTCCATCGCCTCGACGGCGACCTCGGTGAGGGCGGCGCCGTCGAAGGGCAGCAGCACGATGGCGTCGACGCCGTCGTTGATGAACGTCTCCACCTGGGAGATCTGCACGTTGACGTCGTTGGTGCCCTCGGCGACCTTCAGGTCGATGTCCTCGTACTTGGCGGCCTCGGCCTCCGCGGCGGAGGTGATGGCGGCCATCCAGCCGTGGTCGGCGGCGGGGGCGGAGAAGCCGATGGTGACGGTGTCGCCGGTCTCGTCGTTGCTGCCGGCGGCGGCCGGGGCGTTGCCGCCGCCGCCGGTGTTGCTGGTCTCCTCCGGGGTGTTGGAGGTGCACGCGGCGAGCAGGGCCGCGGAGGCGAGCAGGGCCACAGGGGCCGCGAGGCGCCGGACGGAAACAGACATGTGGGTCTCCTTTGACGTGAGGACGATCGGGGTAGGGGGTGGGTGTCGCTCGGTGGTCGGGCACCGCGCGGATCCCGGATCGGTACCCGGCCGGGATCCGCGTGGCGTCAGCTGGATCTGGCTCGGGTGGCGAAGCGCTGCTGGAGCAGGACGGCGAGGACGATGATCGCGCCCTTGGCCAGCGCCTGCGTCGAGATGGACAGGTTGTTCTGGATGAAGATGTTGTTGAGGACCGCGAAGACGAGGACTCCGAGGACGGTGCCGACGATGGTGCCGCGCCCGCCGATGAGCAGCGTGCCGCCGATGACGACCGCGGCGATGGCGTCCAGCTCCATGAGATAGCCGTTGGTCGAGCTGCCCGCGGTGGTCCGGGCCAGCATCATCACGGCCCCGATCCCGGCGGTGAGCCCGGAGAGGGCGAAGACCCACATCGTGTGCCGCTGAACCTTGATGCCGGCCAGGCGGGCGGCCTCAGGGTTGCCGCCGACGGCGATGGTGCGCCGTCCGAAGGTCGTGCGGGCGAGGAGCACCCACCCGCCGACGGCGACCAGGAGGAAGATCCACACGATGACGGGGATGCCGATGAAGTCGCCGCGGAAGAAGTCCTTGTAGCCGTCGACCTCGACGATCTGCGTGCGGCGGTTGGAGATGATCTCCGCCAGTCCGCGCGCCGCCACCAGCATGGCCAGGGTGGCGATGAACGACACGACCTTCCCGTAGGCGATGATGACCCCGTTGACGAGCCCGGCCACCGTGCCGACGGCGAGCGCCGTGAACACCATGACGATCCAGTGGCTGTTCTCCGCCATCGTCTGCGTGGCGAGGGTCGACGCCCACACCGTCGCCAGGCCCAGCACCGACCCGACGGAGAGGTCGATGCCCGCGGCAGTGATGACGAACGTGACGCCGATGCTCACGACCCCGATGACGGCGGTCTGCTCGAGGATGACCATGACGTTGCTCATCCCGACGAACCGCTGACCCGACGTCGCGACGCCGATCACGATCAGCAGCACGAGGGCGATGATGAGGCCGAGGCTGTGGCCGAGGCCCCCCAGCTGGAACTTCGGCGTGCGCCTGCTCCCGTTCGTGGACGGGCTGACGTCACGGTTGGTCGGTGGCAGCCCCGTCCCCTCGGGGGTGCTTCCGGCCGGCACGGTGGCCGACGGGGTCTCGCTCATACGTGGGTTCCTTCCATGACGAGGTCGAGCACGCGGTGCTCGTCGATCTGGTCAGCCGGCCCGGAGTGGACGACCGCGCCGTCGGCGACGACGAGGACGTGGTCGGCGAGGCCGAGCACCTCCTCGATCTCGCTGGAGACGACGACGATCGCGGCGCCCTGGGCGGCGAGCCGGCGGATGAGCGTGTAGATCTCTGCGCGGGCGCCGACGTCGACACCGCGGGTGGGCTCGTCGAGCAGCAGCACCTTGCAGCCGTGCACGAGCCAGCGCGCCAGCATGGCCTTCTGCTGGTTGCCGCCCGAGAGGGTGCGGATGACCCGACGCGGGTCGGCGGGCGCGAGCTGGAGCGCCTTGATCTGTTCCTCGGCGGCGAGGCGCTCGCCGCGCTCGTCGAGGAAGCCGCCCCGGGCGAACCGGCTGAAGGTGGACAGCGTGATGTTGCGGAAGACGGGCTCGTCCAGGAGCAGGCCCTGGCTCTTGCGCTCCTCGGGGGCCAGTCCCACACCGGCGGCGACGGCGGCCGGCACCGAGCCGCGCCGGAGCTGTCTGCCGCCGACCTTGACCGTCCCGCCGGTGGCGTGACGCGCGCCGTAGACCGTCTCGAGGATCTCCGACCGGCCCGCACCCACGAGCCCCGCGAGGCCGACGATCTCGCCCGGCCGCACGCTGAAGGAGACGTCGGAGAAGACGCCGGCAAGCGTGAGCCCGTCGACCTCCAGGACGGGCTCGTCCGAGGTGGCGCCGCTCGACGCACCCCCGAAGTTCGTCGCGACCTCGCGGCCGGTCATGAGGGGGATGAGCTTCGCCGTCGGGGTGTCCGCCACGGCGAGTCCGGTGGCCACCGTCCGACCGTCCTTCAGGACGGTGATCCGGTCCCCGATCTGGCGGATCTCCTCCAGCCGGTGGGAGATGTAGATGATCGCCACGCCCTCGGCGCTCAGCGAGCGGACGACGCGGAAGAGATTCGAGACCTCCTCCGGGTCGAGCACCGCCGACGGCTCGTCCATGACGATCACCTTGGCGTCGTGCGAGAGGGCGCGGGCCATGGACACGATCTGCTTCCCGGCGGCGGAGAGCCGGCCGACCTCCCGTGACGGCGGGATCTCCGGGTGGCCCAGCCGACGGAGCAGCTCGCGCGTCCGCTCGTGCGCCTCGGCGCGCCGGAGGAACCCTCCGTTGGCCAGCTCGTGGCCGAGATAGATGTTCTCGGCCACGCTCAGCCCGTCGACGACGTCGAGCTCCTGGTACATGGTCGCGACGCCGAGCTCGAGGGCGGCCTGCGGCGAGTCGATGGTGGCAGGCTCGCCCTGCCACAGGATCTCGCCGCGGTCGGGACGGTGGGCTCCGGCGAGCGTCTTGATGAGAGTGGACTTGCCGGCGCCGTTCTGCCCGAGGAGGCAGTGCACCTCGCCGGCGCGGATCTCGAGGTCCACGCCGTCGAGCGCCTTGGCTCCCGGGAAGTGCTTGACGATGCCGCGCATCTGCAGCAACGGCGGTGCGGGGTCTGCTGTGACCATGGGCACAACGTATCCAGGACTTTCGTCACACGTCAAGCAAAAGGTGACGATCTTGATCACGACAAACGCTGAAGTGCGTGGTTAACTAATCGACATGGCGATTCTGCAGACCGCGGACAACGGCGTCGCCCGGCACTGGAACCAGCCCGCCCTGCCCAGCAGCGCCGGCAGTCTCTTCCAGCTGCTCCGGGACGGCAGCCCCCGCACCCGCGCCGAGCTCGCGGCCGTCACCGGCCTGGCTCGGTCCACCATCTCCGCACGCGTGGACGACCTCCTCGCGTCGTCCCTCGTCACGCCGACCGGCGAGGCGGCCTCCACGGGCGGTCGGCCACCGGCGACCTTCGCGTTCAACCCCGGCGCACGCATCGTCGTCGCCGTCGACCTCGGCGTCAGCCACGCACGCGTCGCCGTGACCGACCTCGCGAGCCACGTCCTCGCCGAGGAGACGTTCGACCGGT
It encodes the following:
- a CDS encoding substrate-binding domain-containing protein gives rise to the protein MSVSVRRLAAPVALLASAALLAACTSNTPEETSNTGGGGNAPAAAGSNDETGDTVTIGFSAPAADHGWMAAITSAAEAEAAKYEDIDLKVAEGTNDVNVQISQVETFINDGVDAIVLLPFDGAALTEVAVEAMEAGIPVINVDREFSRPEAARVTVLGDNYGMGRSAGEYICERLGDQGDAVVAEIAGIDNLPLTQDRSQGFADALGECGLEVSNRVAADFTVQGGESATANLLQAAPEIDAIWNHDDDQGVGVMAAIDNAGRDEFFLVGGAGSKNVMEDIKAGDSVVEATVIYPSTQAADGIRLARLLAQGKAMSDLVEVEVPRLVQLHAPVVTADNVDQYLPTAFQS
- a CDS encoding sugar ABC transporter ATP-binding protein, with translation MVTADPAPPLLQMRGIVKHFPGAKALDGVDLEIRAGEVHCLLGQNGAGKSTLIKTLAGAHRPDRGEILWQGEPATIDSPQAALELGVATMYQELDVVDGLSVAENIYLGHELANGGFLRRAEAHERTRELLRRLGHPEIPPSREVGRLSAAGKQIVSMARALSHDAKVIVMDEPSAVLDPEEVSNLFRVVRSLSAEGVAIIYISHRLEEIRQIGDRITVLKDGRTVATGLAVADTPTAKLIPLMTGREVATNFGGASSGATSDEPVLEVDGLTLAGVFSDVSFSVRPGEIVGLAGLVGAGRSEILETVYGARHATGGTVKVGGRQLRRGSVPAAVAAGVGLAPEERKSQGLLLDEPVFRNITLSTFSRFARGGFLDERGERLAAEEQIKALQLAPADPRRVIRTLSGGNQQKAMLARWLVHGCKVLLLDEPTRGVDVGARAEIYTLIRRLAAQGAAIVVVSSEIEEVLGLADHVLVVADGAVVHSGPADQIDEHRVLDLVMEGTHV
- a CDS encoding sugar phosphate isomerase/epimerase family protein — encoded protein: MARPITLFTGQWADLPFEEVARLASEWGYDGLEIACWGDHLDPWRGAEDDAYIQDRLDILERYGLKVWTIANHLKGQAVCDDPIDQRHRDILSDRVWGDGDPEGVRQRAAEELKMTARTAARLGVRTVTGFTGSSIWKYVAMFPPASDEMVEAGYQDFADRWNPILDVFDEVGVRFAHEVHPSEIAYDYWTTVRALEAIGHREAFGLNWDPSHFMWQDLDPVSFLWDFKDRIYHVHCKDSKRRVGNGRNGRLGSHLPWADPRRGWDFISTGHGDVPWEDAIRMLNTIGYDGPLSVEWEDAGMDRLVGAPEALAFVRKLSFEPSAAAFDAAFSTR
- a CDS encoding ABC transporter permease — its product is MSETPSATVPAGSTPEGTGLPPTNRDVSPSTNGSRRTPKFQLGGLGHSLGLIIALVLLIVIGVATSGQRFVGMSNVMVILEQTAVIGVVSIGVTFVITAAGIDLSVGSVLGLATVWASTLATQTMAENSHWIVMVFTALAVGTVAGLVNGVIIAYGKVVSFIATLAMLVAARGLAEIISNRRTQIVEVDGYKDFFRGDFIGIPVIVWIFLLVAVGGWVLLARTTFGRRTIAVGGNPEAARLAGIKVQRHTMWVFALSGLTAGIGAVMMLARTTAGSSTNGYLMELDAIAAVVIGGTLLIGGRGTIVGTVLGVLVFAVLNNIFIQNNLSISTQALAKGAIIVLAVLLQQRFATRARSS
- a CDS encoding PQQ-dependent sugar dehydrogenase, with amino-acid sequence MKSKRLRVAALAIAAAAALAVPQAAYAHDGVDHSQEAGAAEALDWSNYEKILLTKNVGEPIGMAVMPDGKVLHTARNGDIRLTDPDSGVTKIVNTIDVYANSEDGLQTATLDPDFEENGWVYLYYAPRVMEGEGYPTTTPSGSAPNSLPAGADDSYWDQWKGYNQLTRAKWDPEAQALDLSTEQVILKVEVQRGQCCHVAGDVDFDSEGNLYLSTGDNTPAGTPGANGFAPNNDAPGMNPGFDARRGAGSTNDLRGSILRISVQEDGSYTIPEGNLFEPGTEGTRPEIFTTGLRNPFRMTIDPVTDAVSWGDYGPDSGTASDDRGPMGYVEWQRTTTPLNGGWPYCHGPNANYNEWDFATGTPGPWFDCEAGAENNSRWNTGLDVLPPATAPQLWYGDRTDDQPWPELTDFDPQGGQGPMGGPTYRYDPELDSPTKFPEYWDGKTFFYEFSQDYIAVLSQDDPDGEVTHIEHFLPNAALRNNVQAITDSPIDMEFGPDGSLYVLDYGNGFFRQNPEAGLYRIDFAAGNKAPQAVIAADPISSSEAPLTVTFDGSGSSDPEGGALTYDWDLDGDGTFDATGATVTHTYTELGQFTARLRVADPQGRTGITSRVITVGNQAPTLTLDYPADGAFFSWGDAVPFKFSTNDPEDGTETTCSRLSWTFGLGHDTHAHPEVLGSGCAGVWNTPADAPEHGETEKLFGVVVATYTDSGHGDIPPAQGEVSIILNPFVKEAEHADVLEGVEVVEDETAGALSKVTSLDAGDHIAFEPVNFTGIDGVTVRGAGEGTIALRWGSPDAEPFATANVSSGDWSDVDAAVTAFPEGSGTVYVTSTGGVELDRLTFVGAGVTDVTAPEVSHTVTPEADGENGWHVTGPVTVQLAASDNGQLTSVEYSLDGGATWTNVRNSRTGAVSPVRLTADGVHELTYRATDSGGNVSESGSVTVSIDTVAPELSVSGIEEKAYGSADVVELAVDATDATSGIAEVTAQIDGEAVEVGRIDLATLALGEHTLTVTATDAAGHASTHEVTFTVEASLDSLKAHLEKLVTEGELRNSDAKRLEAFLDQAARHVEAGRTAQAVDALERFVGATDHELLVRDADAVIDSLG
- a CDS encoding Gfo/Idh/MocA family protein yields the protein MSEAAARRPLRVATVGYAFMGRAHSQGWRGAPRFFDLPRDPVMQVLVGRSPERAAHAADTLGWAEVETDWRRVVERDDIDLIDICTPGDTHAAIATAALEAGKHVLVEKPMANTLAEAEQMAAAAAAAAERGVLSMVGFTYRRVPAVSLARQLVAEGRIGEVRQVRCQYLQDWLADESTPGSWRTDKEKAGSGALGDIGAHIVDLTHFITGQRVAGVSGRLDTLVTERPVAESFAGLSGKGGTEREPVTVDDVALFTGELAGGAPAIFEATRFAWGRKNAMRIEVNGSAGALAFDFEDMNVLNYYDAREPARTGGFRRIIVTEADHPYIEGWWPPGHGLGYEHGFVHQVVDLVRAIDAGEQPTPSFDDGLAVQRVLDAVERSAGRRSEFTEIPEHGRPSDVSATAPAGHDVPAAAGQS